The genomic DNA GGACTGTCACTCCATCGGGAGCGAAGGGCGTGGCGACTGCAGCGACACCCGCCCCGGCGAAACTCGCCAGCAGCTCGTTCCGGGAGACCAGAAGGGTATTGGTCCTGACCGTCAGGGGAGGAGCTTCTCCCATGGCACTCGCCAGATGTTCAGCCTCAGGCATTCCCAACTGGGCGAGCCATTCACCTGCGAGCCACTCGGGATGCGAATACCGGGTAGAAAGGAATCGGACAGGGTCCTTTTCCGGGCTGGGATAGCTGATCGATTCCCGCTCTCGGTCCGCCCGGCGAAGTACCGCGTTGATGAAGCCGGAGGCTCGCGGAGCGAGGGACTTCGCCAGATTCACTGTTTCGTTAACGGCTGCCGAGACGGGCATGCGGTCCAGAAAAAGTGTCTGGTAGAGTCCGAGCCGCAAAAGGATCAGGACTGCCCGCTCAAGTTTGGCAGGCTTTATCGACGAGAATTGCGACACGACATGGTCGAGAGTGGCTTGACGCCTCAGAACTCCGTACACGAGTTCAGTGAGTAGGCGCCGGTCTGCCCCTTTGAGAGCATCTCCCGTCAGCGCCTGGTCGAGCAGGATGTCGGCATACGATTTTTCTTTTTCAACGCGCAGCAGAATGTCGAACGCGGCACGGCGGGGTGAGGGGGAAGTCATTTCCATCCTTGTCGTGAGAGAGCGCCCGGCTGTGACGGGCGCTCAGGGCGAGTGATCAGAATCGGCGGCTGTAAGCCATCTCTTCCAGTCTCCGGATTCGTTCTTCCATCGGCGGGTGGGTTGAGAAGAGGGAGAGGATCCCGCCGCCGGTGAGTGGATTTACTATGAACATATGAGCCGTTGCCGGACTGGCTTCCATCGGAATCTGCTGGTTTGCCATCTGGAGTTTGCGCAGTGCACTGGCCAGATGCAACGGATCTCCCGACACTGCCGCCCCACCCCTATCTGCTTCATACTCGCGGGAGCGCGATATCGCCATCTGGATCAGCATTGCGGCTATCGGTGCTACTATCGCCATGACGAGCATCCCGAAGAGACCGCCGCCTTCCTCGTCGCGGTCCCGGTGGCCTCCGAACATGGCTGCCCATTGTGCCATATTGGCAAGATAGGTGATAGCGCCGGCAACTGTTGCTGCGATCGAAGATATGAGTATGTCGCGGTGTTTCACGTGGGAGAGTTCGTGAGCCATCACTCCAAGGAGTTCCTCACGGGTCAGAATGCGCATTATGCCTGTTGTAGCGGCAACGGCGGCATTTTGCGGATTTCTCCCGGTGGCGAAGGCATTGGGAGTCTCCGAGGGGATAATGTAGACCTTCGGCATTGGAATACCGGCCTGGATGGACAGCTGGCGCACAAGGCCGTAGAATCCCGGTTGTTCGGCCTCGGTTACCTGCTTGGCCCCGTACATCGCCAGGACGATGCGGTCGGAAAACCAGTAAGAAACGAAATTCATAACGGCTGCCATCACCAGAGCGAACGTCATTCCCGATTTGCCGCCTATGGCGCCGCCTGCCAATACCAGGAGCACTGTCAGCAGGGCTAGAAGAAGTGTGGTCTTGAGTGCGTTCATTGCGGCCTCTCCTAAAGATAATTCTAGGATTCATTGCCAGTATAATCATTGGCTGCTCAAACTTCAAGAACTCGGCTGTTGCTTGACATCGGGCGCAGTGGAGCTAGTCTTATTAAAAAAACAGGTCCTGTGCGCAGGGGCGGTCTGCAAGCAAAGGAGGGAATCATGGGTGCCATATCTTGGGAAAACGAGCTGAAGAAAGCTCTGGGCCGGGGGCA from Geobacter sp. DSM 9736 includes the following:
- the htpX gene encoding zinc metalloprotease HtpX codes for the protein MNALKTTLLLALLTVLLVLAGGAIGGKSGMTFALVMAAVMNFVSYWFSDRIVLAMYGAKQVTEAEQPGFYGLVRQLSIQAGIPMPKVYIIPSETPNAFATGRNPQNAAVAATTGIMRILTREELLGVMAHELSHVKHRDILISSIAATVAGAITYLANMAQWAAMFGGHRDRDEEGGGLFGMLVMAIVAPIAAMLIQMAISRSREYEADRGGAAVSGDPLHLASALRKLQMANQQIPMEASPATAHMFIVNPLTGGGILSLFSTHPPMEERIRRLEEMAYSRRF